One window of Sinorhizobium numidicum genomic DNA carries:
- a CDS encoding aminopeptidase P family protein has protein sequence MFQSYEVTSTPQYGKERTAALRAAFAPLGIDGFLVPRADEFQGEYVPASSERLSWLTGFTGSAGVALITQREAIVFVDGRYVTQLKEQVDGSVFTGGDLIGEPPHVWLEGHGPKGFRLGIDPWLHTAAEVRRLEKALAAIDGALVFLDHNPLDRIWTGRPAAPLGRVTIQPIEHAGQLAKDKIATIGAAVEKAKAAAVILTDPSSIAWTFNIRGSDVPHTPHPLARAIIHASGRAEIFLDKRKTGIEQEAYLTQLADIEAPAGFDDRLAALASTGSVIVIDPDLAPFAIGELIRANGGSVIESIDPARLPRARKNAAEIAGSVRAHLQDGAAMVEFLAWLDKTEPGSVTEIGAAERLEATRATVGERMQNPLKDISFDTIAGAGSHAAIMHYRVTTDTDRPIEAGTMFLIDSGAQYINGTTDITRTVAIGAVPEEQKRFFTLVLKGMIAISTARFPKGSRGVDLDPLARIALWKAGADYAHGTGHGVGSYLSVHEGPQRIARLATQELLSGMILSNEPGYYRPGAFGVRIENLIVVQEASEIEGGDLPMLGFDTLTFCPIDRRLVLPALLTDDELAWLNTYHVETREKLMPLLADDNTRDWLKAATEAISR, from the coding sequence ATGTTTCAGTCTTACGAAGTCACCTCCACGCCTCAATATGGCAAGGAGCGCACCGCCGCCCTGCGCGCCGCTTTCGCGCCGCTTGGCATCGACGGCTTCCTCGTGCCGCGTGCCGACGAGTTTCAGGGCGAATATGTGCCCGCCTCGTCCGAACGGCTTTCCTGGCTGACGGGCTTTACGGGTTCGGCCGGCGTCGCCCTCATCACCCAGCGTGAGGCGATCGTCTTCGTCGATGGCCGTTACGTCACCCAGCTCAAGGAGCAGGTGGACGGCAGCGTCTTTACCGGTGGCGATCTCATCGGCGAGCCGCCGCATGTCTGGCTGGAGGGCCACGGACCAAAAGGATTCCGTCTCGGCATCGATCCCTGGCTGCACACGGCCGCGGAGGTTCGCAGGCTCGAAAAGGCGTTGGCCGCGATCGACGGCGCGCTCGTCTTTCTCGACCATAATCCGCTCGACCGGATCTGGACCGGACGGCCTGCCGCGCCCCTGGGCCGCGTGACGATCCAGCCGATCGAGCATGCGGGGCAGCTTGCGAAGGACAAGATCGCCACCATTGGCGCGGCCGTTGAAAAGGCCAAGGCCGCCGCCGTCATCCTCACAGACCCCTCCTCCATCGCCTGGACCTTCAATATCCGCGGCAGCGACGTGCCGCATACGCCGCATCCGCTCGCGCGCGCCATCATCCATGCCAGCGGTCGCGCCGAAATTTTCCTCGACAAGCGCAAGACCGGCATCGAGCAGGAAGCCTATCTGACGCAGCTCGCCGATATCGAGGCTCCGGCCGGCTTCGACGATCGGCTGGCGGCGCTCGCATCAACCGGCTCGGTGATCGTGATCGACCCGGATCTTGCCCCCTTCGCGATCGGCGAACTGATCCGCGCCAATGGCGGCTCGGTTATCGAGTCCATCGATCCGGCTCGCCTGCCGCGCGCCCGCAAGAACGCCGCCGAGATCGCCGGTTCGGTCCGTGCGCATCTGCAGGACGGCGCCGCAATGGTCGAGTTCCTCGCCTGGCTTGATAAGACGGAGCCCGGCAGCGTCACGGAAATTGGCGCGGCGGAACGATTGGAGGCGACGCGCGCTACCGTCGGCGAGCGCATGCAGAATCCCTTGAAGGACATCTCTTTCGACACCATCGCCGGCGCCGGATCGCATGCGGCGATCATGCACTACCGCGTGACGACCGACACCGACCGGCCGATCGAGGCGGGAACCATGTTCCTGATCGATTCCGGGGCGCAATATATCAACGGCACGACCGACATCACCCGTACGGTTGCCATCGGCGCGGTACCCGAAGAGCAGAAGCGTTTCTTCACGCTGGTGCTGAAGGGCATGATCGCCATCAGCACGGCGCGCTTCCCGAAGGGCTCGCGCGGCGTCGACCTCGACCCGCTCGCCCGGATCGCGCTCTGGAAGGCGGGCGCCGACTATGCCCACGGCACCGGCCACGGCGTCGGCTCCTATCTCTCGGTGCACGAAGGACCGCAGCGCATCGCCCGGCTCGCCACGCAGGAACTCCTGTCCGGCATGATCCTTTCCAATGAGCCCGGCTACTATCGCCCCGGTGCCTTCGGCGTCCGTATCGAGAACCTGATCGTCGTCCAGGAGGCCTCGGAAATCGAGGGCGGCGACCTGCCGATGCTAGGCTTCGACACGCTGACCTTCTGCCCGATCGACCGGCGCCTCGTTCTCCCGGCATTGCTGACCGACGACGAGCTTGCCTGGCTGAACACCTATCATGTCGAGACACGGGAGAAGCTGATGCCGCTGCTTGCCGACGACAACACGCGCGACTGGCTGAAGGCCGCCACCGAAGCGATCTCACGCTAA
- a CDS encoding VOC family protein — MRMIFVNLPVKDLKASRAFFSALGFTFNEQFSDDTAACLVIDENIFAMLLTELRFRDFITGEISDTSKGTEVITALSASSRAECDDMLAKALAAGGKPWKPAIDYGSMYGISFQDLDGHVWEFMWMDMSAEQAA, encoded by the coding sequence ATGCGCATGATTTTCGTCAATCTGCCGGTCAAGGATCTGAAAGCCTCAAGGGCGTTCTTTTCCGCTCTCGGCTTCACGTTCAACGAGCAATTCTCGGACGACACGGCAGCCTGCCTCGTGATCGACGAGAATATCTTCGCCATGCTTTTGACGGAGCTGCGCTTCCGCGACTTCATCACCGGCGAGATCAGCGACACGTCGAAGGGCACGGAAGTTATTACCGCGCTTTCCGCCTCGAGCCGCGCCGAGTGCGACGACATGCTTGCGAAGGCGCTTGCCGCCGGCGGTAAGCCCTGGAAACCGGCGATCGACTACGGCTCCATGTACGGCATCAGCTTCCAGGATCTCGACGGTCACGTCTGGGAATTCATGTGGATGGATATGTCGGCGGAGCAAGCGGCCTGA
- a CDS encoding AzlD family protein codes for MDAQHLNLIYLIIAAAVATFATRVGGYVLITQFKHIPPRLEAALNAVPAAVLTTLVAPAFIYGGFDVGASMLVAFAIGMRFSTLRMLLVGWAAVMVIRHLVL; via the coding sequence ATGGATGCGCAGCACCTCAATCTCATCTACCTGATCATCGCCGCGGCGGTCGCCACCTTCGCAACCCGGGTCGGCGGCTATGTGCTGATCACCCAATTCAAGCACATTCCACCGCGCCTGGAGGCGGCGCTGAACGCCGTCCCGGCTGCGGTGCTGACGACGCTCGTGGCACCGGCCTTCATCTATGGCGGCTTCGATGTCGGTGCGTCGATGCTCGTTGCCTTTGCCATCGGCATGCGTTTTTCGACGCTGCGCATGCTGCTTGTCGGCTGGGCCGCGGTGATGGTGATCCGGCACCTCGTTTTGTAG
- the panB gene encoding 3-methyl-2-oxobutanoate hydroxymethyltransferase gives MSVQTTKRRLSPASIEALKGDRPIVSLTAYTTPIARLLDPHVDFLLVGDSLGMVLYGLDTTVGVTLDMMIAHGQAVMRGAERACVVVDLPFGSYQESKEQAFRSAARVLKETGCSAVKLEGGAEMAETVEFLVSRGIPVLGHVGLMPQLVNTTGGYRSVGRNDKEVAKIRRDAKAIDDAGAFAIVIEGTVEPVAREITATLRAPTIGIGASPACDGQILVSDDMLGLFNDFKPRFVKHFAELAPAISKAVEAYANEVKARTFPGIEHTFQLKR, from the coding sequence ATGAGCGTCCAGACCACGAAGCGGCGGCTCAGCCCCGCCAGTATCGAAGCCTTGAAGGGCGATCGCCCGATCGTCAGCCTCACGGCCTATACGACGCCGATCGCGCGGCTCCTCGACCCGCATGTGGATTTCCTGCTTGTCGGCGACTCGCTCGGCATGGTGCTCTACGGCCTCGACACCACGGTCGGCGTTACGCTCGACATGATGATCGCCCACGGCCAAGCGGTGATGCGCGGCGCTGAGCGCGCCTGCGTCGTCGTCGATCTGCCCTTCGGCTCCTATCAGGAATCGAAGGAGCAGGCTTTCCGCAGCGCCGCGCGCGTCTTGAAGGAGACGGGCTGCAGCGCGGTGAAGCTCGAGGGTGGCGCGGAGATGGCCGAGACCGTGGAATTCCTTGTCAGCCGCGGCATTCCGGTGCTCGGCCATGTCGGACTGATGCCGCAGCTCGTCAACACCACCGGCGGCTATCGCTCGGTCGGGCGCAACGACAAGGAAGTGGCGAAGATCCGCCGTGACGCAAAGGCGATCGACGACGCCGGCGCCTTCGCGATCGTCATCGAGGGCACGGTCGAGCCAGTTGCCCGCGAGATCACCGCGACCCTGCGCGCACCGACCATCGGCATCGGCGCCTCGCCCGCCTGCGATGGCCAGATTCTCGTCTCCGACGACATGCTCGGTCTTTTCAACGATTTCAAGCCGCGCTTCGTCAAGCATTTCGCCGAACTGGCGCCGGCGATCTCGAAGGCGGTGGAAGCCTATGCCAACGAGGTGAAGGCCCGCACGTTTCCCGGCATCGAGCATACGTTCCAGCTCAAGCGCTGA
- the ligA gene encoding NAD-dependent DNA ligase LigA: protein MLNEKKPVEQLTESEAAEELAFLASELARHDALYHGQDAPEISDADYDALKRRNDLIEARFPALIREDSPSRKVGAAPSLTFQPVVHARPMLSLDNTFSDEDARDFLAGIYRFLGRLPDHSIAFTAEPKIDGLSMSLRYENRRLVTAATRGDGTTGENVTANVRTIRMIPQTLPADAPDIVEVRGEIYMAKSDFAALNAEMAAQGRPLYVNPRNTASGSLRQLDPRVTASRKLRFFAYAWGQMSAMPADTQFGMVEAFRAWGFPVSPLMRRLSSADELLEHYHHIERERPDLDYDIDGVVYKVDRLDLQARLGFRSRSPRWATAHKFPAEKAFTRLKGIDIQVGRTGALTPVARLEPITVGGVVVTNATLHNEDYIRGVGNNGEPIREGRDIRIGDMVIVQRAGDVIPQIVDVVLDERPEGAEPYSFPKTCPVCGSHAVRDINEKTGKVDAVRRCTGGFVCRAQAVEHLKHFVSRYAFDIEGLGAKQIEYFFESEDPALSIRTAPDIFTLERRQETSITKLENIEGFGKVSVRKLYDAINTRRSIALHRFIYALGIRHVGETTAKLLARSYGNYAAFSEAMTEAARFSGEAWAELNSIEGIGEVVARAIIEFYKEPRNIEVVSRLLEEVTPESTEMPVATDSPVAGKTVVFTGSLEKMTRDEAKAKAESLGAKVAGSVSKKTDIVVAGPGAGSKLDKAREFGIQTMDEDEWLALIGG from the coding sequence ATGCTGAACGAGAAAAAACCCGTCGAACAACTGACCGAATCGGAAGCGGCCGAGGAGCTCGCCTTCCTTGCATCGGAGCTTGCCCGGCACGATGCGCTCTACCACGGCCAGGATGCACCCGAGATTTCGGACGCGGATTACGACGCGTTGAAGCGGCGCAACGATCTGATCGAGGCGCGCTTTCCGGCTCTCATCCGCGAGGACAGCCCCTCGCGCAAGGTGGGTGCGGCGCCGTCGCTCACCTTTCAACCGGTCGTTCATGCGCGGCCGATGCTCTCGCTCGACAACACCTTTTCCGACGAGGACGCCCGCGATTTCCTCGCCGGCATCTACCGTTTTCTGGGACGGCTTCCGGATCATTCGATCGCTTTTACCGCCGAGCCGAAGATCGATGGACTTTCGATGTCGTTGCGCTACGAGAACCGCCGGCTGGTGACGGCGGCGACGCGCGGCGACGGCACGACCGGCGAAAACGTCACCGCCAATGTCCGCACGATTCGCATGATCCCGCAGACGCTTCCGGCCGATGCGCCCGACATCGTCGAAGTGCGCGGCGAAATCTACATGGCGAAATCCGATTTCGCCGCCCTCAATGCCGAGATGGCAGCGCAGGGAAGACCGCTTTACGTCAACCCGCGCAATACCGCTTCCGGCTCGCTCAGGCAGCTCGATCCCAGGGTTACGGCAAGCCGCAAGCTCCGGTTCTTCGCCTATGCCTGGGGCCAGATGTCGGCGATGCCAGCCGATACGCAGTTCGGCATGGTCGAGGCCTTCAGAGCGTGGGGCTTTCCGGTCAGTCCGCTGATGCGGCGCCTTTCCTCTGCCGACGAACTGCTGGAGCATTATCACCATATCGAGCGCGAACGGCCGGATCTCGATTACGACATCGATGGCGTCGTCTACAAGGTGGACCGACTCGACCTGCAGGCGCGGCTCGGCTTCCGCTCGCGCTCGCCGCGCTGGGCGACGGCCCACAAGTTCCCGGCCGAGAAGGCTTTTACGCGGCTCAAGGGCATCGATATTCAGGTCGGCCGCACCGGCGCGTTGACGCCGGTCGCGCGACTTGAACCGATCACCGTCGGCGGCGTGGTTGTCACCAATGCGACCCTGCATAACGAGGATTACATCCGCGGCGTCGGCAACAACGGCGAGCCGATCCGCGAGGGACGCGACATCCGCATCGGCGACATGGTCATCGTCCAGCGGGCAGGGGACGTCATCCCCCAGATCGTCGATGTGGTGCTTGACGAGCGGCCGGAAGGCGCGGAGCCCTACAGTTTCCCGAAGACATGCCCGGTCTGCGGCAGCCATGCCGTGCGCGACATCAACGAGAAGACCGGCAAGGTCGATGCAGTGCGGCGTTGCACTGGCGGGTTCGTCTGCCGGGCGCAGGCGGTCGAGCACCTGAAACATTTTGTCTCGCGCTATGCCTTCGATATCGAAGGGCTCGGTGCCAAGCAGATCGAGTACTTCTTCGAAAGCGAAGACCCGGCGCTATCGATCCGCACCGCGCCTGACATCTTCACGCTGGAGCGCCGGCAGGAGACCTCGATTACCAAGCTCGAAAACATCGAAGGTTTCGGCAAGGTCAGCGTCAGAAAGCTTTACGACGCGATCAATACGCGGCGCTCCATCGCGCTTCACCGTTTCATCTATGCGCTCGGCATCCGCCACGTGGGCGAGACGACGGCCAAGCTGCTTGCGCGGTCCTACGGCAACTACGCAGCTTTCAGCGAAGCGATGACGGAGGCTGCGCGTTTTTCAGGCGAGGCCTGGGCCGAGCTCAACAGCATCGAGGGCATCGGCGAGGTCGTCGCCCGCGCCATCATCGAATTCTATAAGGAGCCGCGCAACATCGAGGTTGTCTCGCGGCTGCTTGAAGAGGTGACGCCGGAAAGTACAGAAATGCCGGTTGCGACCGACAGCCCCGTCGCCGGCAAGACGGTGGTGTTCACCGGCTCGCTGGAGAAGATGACGCGTGACGAGGCCAAGGCCAAGGCGGAAAGCCTTGGGGCCAAGGTCGCCGGCTCGGTGTCGAAGAAAACCGACATCGTCGTCGCCGGTCCGGGCGCCGGCTCGAAGCTCGACAAGGCCCGCGAGTTCGGTATTCAGACGATGGACGAGGACGAATGGCTGGCGCTGATCGGCGGATAA
- a CDS encoding methyl-accepting chemotaxis protein produces the protein MNKSPSVKSNLSVSQRLATLAGAAFLGFGSVLAVGWYEERGSEETLEKAVIAQRGMKTVEEMRLAGLELVLAAMDTIVDRDERRIQPERAARIKASLQILDTKKADVEALARLLGRPEILSSFDADLAELRKAIEADLKTLVEAGAQADEFARIDDAIDGGGERMGAALAQLGEAAAELASTRIVETQDASRNAFMLQATAGLLAMATLLGLIWFHGNTLRRGILGLRDSMQRIHSGDFASEVAALRRGDEIGEMARSVELFRASAIEKRALEQNAAASRAEGERERVRQETEREQAVARIKAAVDALGLALNQLAEGNLAVAIREPFEEGLDTVRRDFNNTVEQLSHVLSTVKENTASIESNGHQMRSAADDLARRTERQAASLEQTSAALEEITVTVKAATERAEEASRMVGDTRTNAEESGRIVGEAISAMARIEAASNEIGKIINVIDEIAFQTNLLALNAGVEAARAGEAGKGFAVVAQEVRELAQRAAGAAKDIKALVTRSGNEVETGVKLVQATGDALGRIGADVACINEHMNSIVMAAREQSTGLNEISTAVGELDQMTQQNAAMVEQTNASSHTLAQDAEKLSELIGQFRHGQVSEAAVRTAAPSVAQPSVRGSTSAKPNASISASATVSARSMTLRKPATVQASTRPAPSPAKALMGKLAGAFGNRSGGAPSASASGDNWEEF, from the coding sequence ATGAACAAATCTCCATCAGTCAAGAGCAACCTTTCGGTCAGCCAGCGACTGGCGACGCTTGCGGGCGCCGCGTTTCTCGGCTTCGGCTCCGTGCTTGCCGTCGGCTGGTATGAGGAGCGCGGCTCGGAAGAAACACTTGAAAAAGCGGTTATCGCCCAGCGCGGGATGAAGACGGTCGAGGAGATGCGGCTTGCCGGCCTCGAACTGGTGCTCGCGGCGATGGACACCATTGTCGATCGCGACGAACGTAGGATCCAGCCGGAGCGTGCGGCACGGATCAAGGCTTCGCTGCAGATACTCGATACGAAGAAAGCCGATGTCGAGGCGCTGGCGCGCCTCCTCGGCAGGCCGGAAATCCTTTCGAGCTTCGACGCCGACCTCGCTGAATTGCGCAAGGCGATCGAGGCGGACCTGAAGACGCTGGTGGAAGCCGGCGCACAAGCGGACGAATTCGCGCGCATAGACGATGCGATCGACGGCGGCGGGGAGCGGATGGGCGCGGCTCTGGCGCAATTGGGCGAAGCCGCTGCCGAGCTCGCCTCGACCCGTATAGTCGAGACTCAGGACGCGTCGAGGAATGCGTTCATGCTGCAGGCAACAGCCGGCTTGCTGGCAATGGCGACCCTGCTCGGGCTGATCTGGTTTCACGGAAATACGTTGCGTCGCGGCATTCTCGGGCTTCGCGACAGCATGCAGCGAATTCATTCGGGCGACTTTGCATCCGAGGTGGCAGCGCTTAGGCGCGGCGATGAAATCGGCGAGATGGCGCGGTCGGTGGAGCTATTCCGGGCCTCGGCGATCGAAAAGAGGGCGCTCGAACAGAACGCTGCGGCGAGCCGCGCGGAAGGGGAGCGGGAACGCGTGCGCCAGGAAACGGAGCGCGAGCAAGCGGTCGCCCGGATAAAGGCCGCGGTCGATGCGCTCGGCCTCGCGCTCAACCAGCTTGCCGAAGGCAATCTGGCGGTCGCAATCCGCGAGCCTTTCGAGGAGGGGCTCGATACGGTGCGGCGTGATTTCAACAATACGGTCGAGCAGCTCAGTCACGTCCTTTCGACCGTGAAGGAGAACACGGCTTCGATCGAATCGAACGGACACCAGATGCGAAGCGCCGCAGATGATCTGGCGCGGCGAACGGAAAGACAGGCGGCATCGCTGGAGCAGACGTCGGCGGCGCTGGAGGAGATCACCGTCACGGTGAAAGCCGCGACCGAGCGCGCCGAAGAGGCGAGCCGCATGGTCGGCGACACACGCACCAATGCCGAGGAATCCGGCCGTATCGTCGGCGAGGCGATCTCCGCCATGGCGCGCATCGAAGCTGCTTCGAATGAAATCGGCAAGATCATCAACGTCATCGACGAGATCGCCTTCCAGACCAATCTTCTGGCGCTCAATGCCGGCGTCGAGGCTGCGCGCGCCGGGGAAGCCGGCAAGGGCTTCGCCGTCGTCGCTCAGGAGGTGAGGGAACTCGCCCAGCGCGCCGCCGGCGCCGCGAAGGACATCAAGGCGCTGGTGACGCGTTCGGGCAATGAGGTCGAAACCGGCGTCAAGCTGGTGCAGGCGACCGGGGACGCGCTCGGCCGCATCGGCGCCGACGTCGCATGCATCAACGAGCACATGAACTCCATCGTCATGGCGGCGCGCGAGCAGTCGACCGGTCTCAACGAAATCAGCACCGCGGTCGGCGAACTCGATCAGATGACGCAGCAGAACGCTGCCATGGTCGAACAGACCAATGCGTCGAGCCACACGCTCGCGCAAGATGCCGAGAAGCTCAGCGAGCTCATCGGCCAGTTCCGCCACGGGCAGGTGAGCGAAGCGGCCGTTCGAACAGCGGCTCCATCAGTAGCGCAACCCTCGGTCAGGGGGAGCACCTCGGCCAAGCCAAATGCTTCGATCAGCGCAAGCGCCACGGTCTCCGCAAGGTCGATGACGCTTCGCAAGCCCGCGACCGTCCAGGCATCCACCCGCCCGGCTCCATCCCCCGCCAAGGCCCTTATGGGCAAGCTGGCGGGCGCTTTCGGCAACAGATCGGGCGGCGCGCCATCGGCGTCGGCGTCCGGCGACAATTGGGAAGAATTCTGA
- a CDS encoding SCO family protein, translating into MKSIRIVLWVAILVMVAVLGWLTFDMTRSKQQASSGPFGVPFTLVAQNGQPITEKAFTGKPTALFFGFTHCPEVCPTTLFELNGWLEKVDPDGSKLQAYFITVDPERDTPEVLGQYVANVSKRITGISGPPEKVLEMVKGYRVYYKKVPVDEKEPDGDYTMDHTASVFLLDANGEFSGTIAYGENPETAVQKLENLSRG; encoded by the coding sequence ATGAAATCCATACGCATCGTTCTCTGGGTCGCCATCCTCGTCATGGTGGCCGTCCTCGGCTGGCTCACCTTCGACATGACCCGATCGAAGCAGCAGGCGTCGTCCGGTCCCTTCGGCGTCCCGTTCACGCTGGTCGCCCAAAATGGCCAGCCGATCACCGAAAAGGCCTTCACCGGCAAGCCAACGGCGCTCTTCTTCGGCTTCACCCACTGCCCTGAGGTTTGCCCGACCACTCTCTTTGAACTGAACGGCTGGCTGGAAAAAGTCGATCCGGACGGCAGCAAGCTGCAGGCCTATTTCATCACCGTCGATCCGGAGCGCGATACGCCGGAAGTGCTCGGCCAGTATGTTGCCAACGTCTCCAAGCGCATCACCGGCATCTCAGGCCCGCCCGAGAAGGTCCTGGAGATGGTCAAGGGTTATCGCGTCTACTACAAAAAGGTGCCGGTCGACGAGAAAGAGCCGGACGGCGATTACACGATGGATCATACCGCGTCCGTCTTCCTCCTCGATGCGAACGGTGAGTTCAGCGGCACCATCGCCTATGGCGAGAACCCGGAAACGGCCGTCCAGAAACTGGAAAATCTGAGCAGGGGCTGA
- the panC gene encoding pantoate--beta-alanine ligase gives MKTISTIAELRAALAEHRRAGRSIGLVPTMGYLHVGHMELVRRARSENDVVVASIFVNPLQFGPKEDLAKYPRDLARDEKMLAAGGVDFLFAPGVSDMYPRPMETVVDLPKLGSELEGSVRPGHFAGVATVVTKLFNIVQPDRAYFGEKDFQQLQIIRRMVEDLAQPVSVVGVPTVREADGLACSSRNVYLTADERRAAAIVPKAPDEAERLIASGLTDPAAVEKGVIELLASEPLARPEVVALRDPETLEPVNEIGEKPVLLLLFVRFGMTKLLDNRVIVPKSARFAKVA, from the coding sequence ATGAAAACCATCAGCACCATCGCCGAGCTGCGCGCGGCCCTTGCCGAGCACCGGCGGGCGGGCAGGTCCATCGGCCTGGTCCCGACAATGGGCTATCTTCATGTCGGCCATATGGAGCTCGTGCGCCGTGCGCGCAGTGAGAACGACGTGGTTGTCGCCAGCATTTTCGTCAATCCGCTACAGTTCGGGCCGAAAGAAGACCTTGCCAAATATCCGCGTGATCTCGCTCGCGACGAGAAGATGCTGGCGGCGGGCGGTGTCGATTTTCTCTTTGCGCCCGGCGTTTCCGACATGTATCCGCGGCCGATGGAGACCGTCGTCGACCTGCCGAAACTCGGATCCGAGCTCGAAGGCTCCGTGAGACCTGGGCATTTCGCCGGCGTCGCGACTGTCGTCACCAAGCTTTTCAACATTGTCCAGCCGGATCGCGCCTATTTCGGCGAGAAGGATTTCCAGCAGTTGCAGATCATCCGCCGCATGGTCGAGGATCTGGCGCAGCCCGTCTCCGTCGTCGGCGTGCCGACGGTGCGCGAAGCCGATGGTCTCGCCTGTTCGTCGCGTAATGTCTATTTGACGGCCGACGAGCGCCGCGCCGCCGCGATCGTGCCGAAGGCGCCGGACGAGGCCGAGCGGCTGATCGCGAGCGGCCTCACCGATCCGGCGGCGGTCGAGAAGGGTGTCATCGAACTCCTTGCCAGCGAGCCGTTGGCCCGGCCCGAAGTCGTGGCGCTTCGCGATCCGGAAACGCTGGAGCCGGTAAACGAAATCGGCGAAAAGCCTGTCCTCCTCCTGCTCTTCGTCCGTTTCGGCATGACGAAGCTGCTTGATAACCGCGTTATCGTTCCGAAATCCGCCCGTTTTGCAAAGGTTGCCTGA
- a CDS encoding 50S ribosomal protein L11 methyltransferase: MSEIRLFVTTTEKRAEAVLDVMSMVFVDEDYAIATMEIDEKRDIWEASIYMMADEEESVKARLGDALAADFSDLAIEREVLPDIDWIAKSLEGLAPVRAGRFVVHGSHDRDKVKTGEIAIEIDAGQAFGTGHHGTTAGCLEVLASVARTRPVHNVLDLGTGSGVLAIAAWKLLRVPVLATDIDPIATSVAKDNARRNGVSTGMTFATAPGFHSTAFRASGPFDLIIANILARPLIKMAAQLVANLAPGGSVILSGILAEQRWKVLAAYNGQHLKHVRTIWRNGWVTIHLAK; encoded by the coding sequence TTGAGCGAGATACGACTTTTCGTCACCACCACCGAGAAAAGGGCGGAAGCCGTTCTCGACGTCATGAGCATGGTTTTCGTTGACGAAGACTATGCGATTGCGACCATGGAAATCGACGAGAAGCGCGATATCTGGGAAGCCTCGATCTACATGATGGCAGACGAGGAAGAGAGCGTGAAGGCGCGCCTTGGCGACGCGCTTGCAGCCGATTTCTCCGACCTTGCGATCGAGCGTGAGGTCCTGCCGGACATCGATTGGATCGCCAAGTCGCTGGAGGGGCTTGCCCCCGTTCGCGCCGGCCGCTTCGTCGTCCATGGCTCGCATGACCGCGACAAAGTGAAAACCGGCGAGATCGCCATCGAGATCGATGCCGGCCAAGCCTTCGGCACCGGCCATCACGGCACGACCGCCGGCTGCCTCGAGGTGCTTGCTTCTGTCGCGCGGACCCGCCCGGTCCACAACGTGCTCGACCTCGGTACCGGGAGCGGCGTTCTGGCGATCGCGGCCTGGAAACTGCTGCGCGTGCCGGTGCTTGCAACCGATATCGACCCGATCGCCACGAGCGTTGCCAAGGATAACGCCCGCCGCAACGGCGTCTCCACCGGCATGACCTTCGCAACCGCCCCCGGCTTCCACTCGACGGCGTTCAGAGCCAGCGGACCGTTCGATCTCATCATCGCCAACATCCTGGCGCGGCCACTGATCAAAATGGCGGCGCAGCTCGTCGCCAATCTCGCTCCCGGCGGCTCGGTCATTCTCTCCGGCATCCTCGCCGAACAGCGCTGGAAGGTACTCGCCGCCTATAACGGCCAGCACCTCAAGCATGTGCGTACAATCTGGCGCAACGGCTGGGTCACGATCCATCTGGCCAAATAG
- a CDS encoding AzlC family ABC transporter permease produces the protein MKKNDFREGLRGGFAVMLAASPFGALFGALAVENGFSIADAVLMSATVYAGASQMVGIELFGNNVQPWLVVLSVFAVNFRHVLYSASIARHIRHFTFVQKFFTFFLLVDPQYAETERRAERGLPVTFSWYLGFGLIIYFPWLINTFIGALFGQLIGDPKAIGLDVLLPIYFLGLVLGFRKRDRFLPVVAASAVASVGAMHFVGSPWHVSIGALAGILLAACLPQTPARGEVPAMEQEA, from the coding sequence ATGAAGAAAAACGACTTCCGGGAGGGCTTGCGCGGCGGCTTTGCCGTGATGTTGGCGGCGTCGCCCTTCGGCGCGCTTTTTGGCGCGCTTGCCGTCGAGAACGGCTTTTCCATCGCCGATGCGGTGCTGATGAGCGCGACCGTCTACGCCGGCGCCAGCCAGATGGTCGGCATCGAGCTTTTCGGCAACAATGTCCAGCCGTGGCTCGTCGTGCTCTCGGTCTTCGCGGTCAACTTCCGCCACGTGCTCTATTCAGCCTCGATAGCGCGGCATATCCGGCACTTTACGTTCGTGCAGAAGTTCTTCACTTTCTTCCTGCTCGTCGATCCGCAATATGCGGAAACCGAAAGGCGGGCCGAGCGCGGCCTTCCGGTCACCTTCTCCTGGTATCTCGGCTTCGGGCTGATCATCTATTTTCCCTGGCTCATCAACACGTTCATCGGCGCGCTCTTCGGGCAATTGATCGGCGATCCGAAGGCGATCGGTCTCGACGTACTGCTGCCGATCTATTTCCTCGGGCTGGTGCTCGGTTTCCGCAAACGCGATCGGTTTCTGCCCGTCGTTGCAGCCAGCGCAGTCGCCTCGGTCGGCGCCATGCATTTCGTCGGTTCGCCCTGGCATGTCAGCATCGGCGCGCTTGCCGGTATCCTGCTTGCCGCCTGCCTGCCGCAGACGCCGGCGCGCGGGGAAGTGCCGGCCATGGAACAGGAGGCCTAG